A single Uloborus diversus isolate 005 chromosome 7, Udiv.v.3.1, whole genome shotgun sequence DNA region contains:
- the LOC129226261 gene encoding CXXC-type zinc finger protein 1-like — MSVSEVKQSEVYCICRSSDCSRFMIACDNCGEWFHGECLDVDSDEADNIDLFFCDLCRIKHPNLKITYKKHNSKRSKRKRCKKKKKQLLKKLEDNSQHFDVKQVNAIQLDDNIVQSKSTTLAEDTVQSKITVQPEVTAQSEVTVLSEVVVQPVVSNQFEVADLSDVAVQSEVTTPSEVTVQSEGTINPSKSPLRCVTNRRSGRNRTRSDKSKKNNYLFHCYGPGCTKAARQDSKYCSDDCGKKLATHRLLEILPLRVQQWKAHPSAADDIYRKKLTDIRKQIQETQKRLVGIETDINKLETLICKSRHSPDKMICLPEIDDDSTLHCFICGIEVATKTAIRHFDSCFKREDRHLQATSNSNDEDWNIFCNHRMGKQNFCKKLRVLCPLHYRESKKPDDLCGCPLPGQTDQFCGYTAKRCNSHVGWEEASRAHLDMEKFRHLTLLGKLKEEEMQVVVNMAARGGVLNMMLHETVVH, encoded by the coding sequence atgTCGGTGTCAGAAGTAAAGCAGAGTGAGGTGTATTGCATATGCCGGTCTAGTGATTGCAGTCGATTTATGATCGCTTGCGACAATTGCGGAGAATGGTTTCACGGTGAATGTTTAGATGTAGATTCAGATGAAGCGGAtaatatagatttatttttttgtgacctATGCAGAATAAAGCATCCGAACTTGAAAATCACGTACAAGAAGCACAACTCTAAACGTAGCAAACGAAAACgttgtaagaaaaaaaagaagcaacttTTAAAAAAGCTGGAAGACAACTCCCAACACTTTGATGTTAAACAAGTGAACGCGATTCAACTGGATGATAACATTGTTCAATCTAAAAGTACTACGCTGGCTGAAGACACTGTACAGTCCAAAATCACTGTTCAGCCGGAAGTCACTGCACAGTCTGAAGTCACTGTCCTTTCTGAAGTTGTCGTCCAACCTGTAGTTTCTAACCAATTTGAAGTCGCTGATCTGTCTGATGTCGCTGTCCAGTCTGAAGTTACTACCCCGTCTGAAGTAACTGTCCAATCTGAAGGTACTATCAATCCGTCAAAATCTCCACTGCGTTGCGTCACCAACAGAAGATCTGGGCGCAATAGAACGCGATCAGACAAAAGCAAGAAGAATAATTATCTCTTCCACTGCTACGGACCTGGATGCACTAAGGCTGCTCGCCAAGATTCCAAATATTGTAGTGATGATTGTGGTAAAAAACTTGCTACACACCGTCTCCTCGAAATTTTGCCATTGAGGGTTCAGCAGTGGAAGGCGCACCCTTCAGCAGCAGATGACATTTATAGAAAAAAGTTAACAGACATACGCAAGCAAATTCAAGAAACACAGAAGCGATTGGTTGGCATTGAAACAGACATCAACAAACTAGAAACTTTAATCTGTAAGTCGAGACATTCGCCCGACAAAATGATTTGCCTTCCGGAGATTGATGACGACTCGACGTTGCACTGCTTCATATGTGGAATAGAGGTAGCCACCAAGACCGCCATCAGGCACTTCGATTCTTGCTTTAAGCGCGAAGATCGACACTTGCAGGCCACTTCGAATTCGAACGACGAGGACTGGAACATTTTCTGTAACCACCGGATGGGCAAACAGAACTTCTGCAAGAAGCTGCGCGTGCTCTGCCCTCTGCACTACAGAGAGTCAAAAAAGCCAGACGATCTGTGTGGTTGTCCACTTCCAGGACAGACGGACCAGTTTTGTGGCTATACTGCGAAGCGGTGCAACTCCCACGTCGGTTGGGAGGAGGCGTCCCGGGCGCACCTGGACATGGAGAAGTTTAGACACTTGACTCTGCTGGGTAAGCTCAAAGAGGAAGAGATGCAGGTGGTCGTCAACATGGCTGCCAGGGGAGGTGTGCTCAACATGATGCTGCACGAGACAGTTGTTCACTGA